AATCGGATCCGAGTGTCGCCGCGGAGGCCGTACTGCGGACGAACGTGATCGTGCTGCGCAGCCTGGGCAAGAACTTCGGTCTGCACGGAGTGCGCTTCGGTTATCTCGTCTCGAACCCGAGCCTGGCGGGGAAAGTGCGGGCCGCGCTGCCGAAGTGGAACCTCAACTCCTTCGCCGAGACAGTGGTGTTCATGCTGAAGGAGCACCGGCAGGAGTACGCCGAGAGCCTGCTGCAGGCCCGCCGCGACCGGCAGGAGATGACCTACCGCCTCTCCCAGCTGCCGGGCCTCACCGTCTATCCCTCACAGGGCAACTTCCTCTATGTACGCCTGCCGGAGGGCGTGGACGGGTCGGTCCTGCGGGACCGGCTGCTCGCCGAACACGGCGTGCTGGTGCGCGAGTGCAGCAACAAGATCGGCAGTTCGAGCCGCTTCCTGCGGCTGGTGGTGCGGCCGCAGCAGGATGTGCTGCGGCTGCTGTCGGCGATGGAGCAGGTGCTGTACGGGCAGCGCACCCAGGCTCCCGAACCGCCCCCGCAGCCGCTGGCCCCGATGCTCGCCCAGCTGCCGGGGCCGATGCCCGCGGCGCAGCCGCAGCCGCAGGCCCAGCGGCTGGCCCTGGCCCAGCAGCCGGTGTCCGCCCGCGGCCTGGCCCGGGGCCAGGACCGGCCCACGCCGATGGAACCGGCCTCCGCCCTCTCCGGGGGGACCGGCGGCTACACCTCGGGAACGGCGGCGGTGGACCGCCTGATCGGCCAGGCATAGGAGGTTTGGAGGTTGTCGTCAGCGTCGCATCAGGTGACCGGAGACGCACGCGGCCAGGCAGCGGTGTCCGGCGTCGTGTTACGTACGCTTCCCGAGCACCTCCACGGCGGCGATCACCCGGTCCCAGAACATTTCAGGTTCCAGGGTCACCGCGACCCGCGCGTTCACGGGCCGGTCCAGGTACTGGTGCAGGTCCACCACGGTCGCCCCGCGGGTGTGCTGTCCGCGCAGTTCGACTGCCACGCTCGCGTCGACGCAGTGCACGATCGCCGGGTCGATGACACGGGCCACCGCGACGGGGTCGTGCAGCGGCGGGGACGCGAAGCCCCAAAGCCGCAGGTAGGTGGCCGCGAAATAGGTCATCAGCTGGGCGCACGTACGGCCGAGTTCCGTGCCGAGCCCTTCGAGGCGGGCAAGGACTTCGGGTGTGGCGAGCGCCTGGTGGGTGACGTTGAGCCCGCACATGGTGACCGGAACACCGCTGCGGAAGACGATGTCGGCGGCCTCGGGGTCGACGTGGATGTTGAATTCGGCGGCCGGGGTCCTGTTGCCGCGTTCGGTGGAGCCGCCCATGAGCACGATCTCGCGGATGTGCTCGGCGGCGTCGGGGTACCGGGTCAGCAGCAGGGCGATATTGGTCAGCGGCGCGGTCGGAACGAGAGTGACGGGTTCCGGATGCTCGGTCAGGATCCGGTACATGAGATCCACCGCGTGCTCCGGGACCACGTCCACGGTGGGCTCCGCGAACTGCGGACCGTCCATGCCGGAGTCCCCGTGGACGTCGTCCGCCACCAGCAGGGGCTGGACGAGCGGCTGTGCGCATCCGGCCGCGATGGGAACCCCGGTGATTCCGGCGACGGTGCAGACCCGGCGCGCGTTCAGGGTGGTCTTCTCGACGGTCTGATTGCCGGCGACCGTGGTGATGGCGAGCAGGTCGATCGCGGGATCGCCCGCCGCGAGCATGATGGCGATGGCGTCGTCGTGCCCGGGATCGCAGTCGATGATGATGGGGACGGGCACGATGCTCCTCGGGTCGTGTCATGGTTCCGCGCTGTCCAGTCTGCTCCGGGGCTCCGCCGTGCAACCCGTGACCGCAGCCGTGAGTCCGGCCGCGGACTCCTGCGCGACGCTCGCGGGTACTCGCTTCAGCGGGCCGCTGTGCGGTCAATTGCGCCATATGTACGCCGCGTGGCGGAATCCTAACGAGTTCTTAATGCCCCATGGGGCCTCGCAGTCGTGCTGCCGACCAGGTGAGGCGACATACGCTCGCGCCGTGCTCAACGTGACCGGGATACTCAAACGGCTGGTAATCGGCCGCGCCAAGCGCAGCGAGGAACTGGGCGGGACGCTGCTGCCCAAGCGACTCGCCCTGCCGATCTTCGCTTCCGACCCGCTGTCCTCGGTGGCGTACGCCACCCAGGAGATCCTGCTGGTCCTCACCCTCGGCGGACTGGCGTACCTGCATTTCACGCCGTGGATCGCGGGCGCGGTCGTGGCGCTGATGACCGTGGTGGTGCTCTCGTACCGCCAGGTCGTGCACGCCTATCCGAGCGGCGGCGGATCGTACGAGGTCGCCTCGACCAACCTGGGTCCGTCCGCCGGTCTGGTGGTCGCCGCGTCGCTGCTGGTCGACTACGTCATGACCGTGGCGGTCTCGGTCGCCTCCGGGGTGGACAACATCATCTCGGCGCTGCCCTCACTGGTCGACTACCGCGTGCTGATGGCACTCATCTTCGTCGCCCTCCTGACCGCGATGAACCTGCGCGGCGTACGCGAGTCCGGCCAGGCGTTCGCGGCCCCGACGTATCTGTTCATCGGCGGCGTGCTGATCATGGTCGGCACGGGACTGTTCCGCTACCTGCTCGGTGACGCGCCGGTGGCCGAGAGCGCCAAGTACGGCATCGAGGCGGAGCCCGGGGACGTGGGTCTGACGGGCCTGGCCCTGGTGATGCTGGTGCTGCGCGCCTTCTCCAGCGGCTGTACGGCCCTGACGGGCGTCGAGGCGATCTCCAACGGTGTGCCGGCCTTCCGTAAACCCAAGTCCCAGAACGCCGCGACCACCATGGCCGTGATGGGCATCACCGCCATCACGATGTTCGTCGGCGTCACCACCCTCGCGATCGTCGCGAAGGTGCACATCGTCGAGGACGCCTGCCGGCTGACCGGTCTCACGGGCGACTGCGAGACGTACACCCAGCGCACCGTCATCGCCCAGCTGGCGGCGTCGGTCTTCGGCGGCGAGAACAGCTTCGGCTTCTACTTCATCCAGGCCGCCACCGCCCTGGTGCTGATCCTCGCCGCCAACACCGCCTACAACGGCTTCCCGCTGCTCGCCTCGATCCTCGCCCAGCACCGCTATCTGCCGCGCCAGCTGCACAACCGCGGTGACCGGCTCGCCTTCTCCAACGGCATCCTGGCCCTGGCGGTCGTGGCCGGAGCCCTGCTGTGGGCGTACAAGGCGGATGTCACCAGCCTCATCCACCTCTACATCCTGGGCGTGTTCACCTCCTTCACGCTCTCGCAGACGGGCATGGTCCGGCACTGGAACCGTGAGCTGCGCACGGAGACCGACCCCGTCGTTCGCCGTCGGCACCAGGTGGCGAGGGTGATCAACGCGACCGGTGCGGTCGTCACCTGCCTGGTCCTGGTCATCGTGCTGGCCACCAAGTTCACGCAGGGTGCCTGGCTCGCGGTGCTCGCCGCGATCGTGCTGTGGGTGATGATGCGCGGCATCCGCCGTCACTACGACTCCACCGCGGCCGAACTGGCGGTCACCGACCCGCGCAGCGAGATGGTGCCGCCCTCCCGGGTGCTGGCCATCGTGCTGGTCTCCACCATTCACAAGCCGACCCTGCGGGCACTGGCCTACGCCCGCGCCTTCCGGCCGGACCAGCTGGTGGCACTCACCGTCGCGGTCGACCGCGACCAGTCCGTCGCGCTCCAACGGCAGTGGGAGGAGTACCAGATCCCTGTGCCGCTCAAGATCCTCGACTCCCCGTACCGCGAGATCACCGGGTCGGTCCTGGAGTACGTACGCTCCATAAGGCGTGAAAGCCCTCGGGACGTGATCGCGGTCTTCATCCCCGAGTACGTCGTCGGCCACTGGTGGGAGAACCTGCTGCACAACCAGTCCGCGCTGTGGCTCAAGAGCCGTCTGCTGTTCACCCCTGGCGTCATGGTGACCAGCGTCCCCTGGCAGCTGAGCTCCTCCGCCATCGCCGACCACCCGGCCGCCCGCGCCCCGGGCTCAGTCCGCCGCGGGGAACCCGTCAAGACGCGCACGAGCGACGACGCCGGCACGCTCCGGTAGTAGCGGCAGCGAGGGCTCGGCGGCGGGGTGCTCGACCGCCGCAGCAGCTACCGTTGGGGCCTGATGGCGGATGCGGTGCTCGGTGCGCGCGTTCGGCCGGGCTCTGTGGCCGCTGCAGCTCAAGGCCGGCCACCACGACGAATTGCTGTCCGCGCTGCAGCTCGCGTCGAGCACGGCTACCGCCCGCAAGCCCGGCACCCGCGCCGCGGGAGCGCTGAAGGCACAACTTGCCCACAGCTTCACTGAGTTGCGGCGCTACGAGGAGGCAGAGGCCCTGGCGCTTGCGGCGGCTGCGGATGAGCGCACAGCCGGCCACGTGCGAGGACATGCCTCAGCGGTCGAGTTCCTCGGGCTGCTGCGACTGCGACAGTGGCGTTTCGACGAGGCGTACGCCCGCTTCGACGAAGCGGGAGAGATCTACGATGCGATCGGGCCCGACGACGAGGGCGCGGCCGACCTTCCCCGCGCCGGTGCCCTGCTCGAACGGCACCGGGGCCGGGCGCTGCGCGGCATGGGAAGACACCAGGAGGCGCGCGAGCATCTGGAGGGCGCGCTGCGGTGGTTCCGGGAGAGTGGGGAGGCGTACAACTCGGCACGCGTACTGACCGATCTGGCGGAGACCTGCCTCGACGTACAGGACCACGCCGCCGCATTGCCGCTCGTCGACGAAGCGATCGCGAAA
The Streptomyces lunaelactis genome window above contains:
- a CDS encoding pyridoxal phosphate-dependent aminotransferase → MAGSNVTALFRASTAHSPSYFTLSRASGGASGEITDFCIPCNPYFPTPAMFDELGGRLREILTYYPSSADTITAELCQVLGLNPQTVAMGNGSTELITWIDHLLVKESLAVPVPTFGRWTDQPMETGKRVDMLLLPEAHGFGLDPASFVQFVRTRGSRAAVICNPNNPDGGYLPKQQLLALLDSLQDLDLIVVDESFLEFADAESDPSVAAEAVLRTNVIVLRSLGKNFGLHGVRFGYLVSNPSLAGKVRAALPKWNLNSFAETVVFMLKEHRQEYAESLLQARRDRQEMTYRLSQLPGLTVYPSQGNFLYVRLPEGVDGSVLRDRLLAEHGVLVRECSNKIGSSSRFLRLVVRPQQDVLRLLSAMEQVLYGQRTQAPEPPPQPLAPMLAQLPGPMPAAQPQPQAQRLALAQQPVSARGLARGQDRPTPMEPASALSGGTGGYTSGTAAVDRLIGQA
- a CDS encoding nucleoside hydrolase yields the protein MPVPIIIDCDPGHDDAIAIMLAAGDPAIDLLAITTVAGNQTVEKTTLNARRVCTVAGITGVPIAAGCAQPLVQPLLVADDVHGDSGMDGPQFAEPTVDVVPEHAVDLMYRILTEHPEPVTLVPTAPLTNIALLLTRYPDAAEHIREIVLMGGSTERGNRTPAAEFNIHVDPEAADIVFRSGVPVTMCGLNVTHQALATPEVLARLEGLGTELGRTCAQLMTYFAATYLRLWGFASPPLHDPVAVARVIDPAIVHCVDASVAVELRGQHTRGATVVDLHQYLDRPVNARVAVTLEPEMFWDRVIAAVEVLGKRT
- a CDS encoding APC family permease; this translates as MLNVTGILKRLVIGRAKRSEELGGTLLPKRLALPIFASDPLSSVAYATQEILLVLTLGGLAYLHFTPWIAGAVVALMTVVVLSYRQVVHAYPSGGGSYEVASTNLGPSAGLVVAASLLVDYVMTVAVSVASGVDNIISALPSLVDYRVLMALIFVALLTAMNLRGVRESGQAFAAPTYLFIGGVLIMVGTGLFRYLLGDAPVAESAKYGIEAEPGDVGLTGLALVMLVLRAFSSGCTALTGVEAISNGVPAFRKPKSQNAATTMAVMGITAITMFVGVTTLAIVAKVHIVEDACRLTGLTGDCETYTQRTVIAQLAASVFGGENSFGFYFIQAATALVLILAANTAYNGFPLLASILAQHRYLPRQLHNRGDRLAFSNGILALAVVAGALLWAYKADVTSLIHLYILGVFTSFTLSQTGMVRHWNRELRTETDPVVRRRHQVARVINATGAVVTCLVLVIVLATKFTQGAWLAVLAAIVLWVMMRGIRRHYDSTAAELAVTDPRSEMVPPSRVLAIVLVSTIHKPTLRALAYARAFRPDQLVALTVAVDRDQSVALQRQWEEYQIPVPLKILDSPYREITGSVLEYVRSIRRESPRDVIAVFIPEYVVGHWWENLLHNQSALWLKSRLLFTPGVMVTSVPWQLSSSAIADHPAARAPGSVRRGEPVKTRTSDDAGTLR
- a CDS encoding tetratricopeptide repeat protein; protein product: MRAFGRALWPLQLKAGHHDELLSALQLASSTATARKPGTRAAGALKAQLAHSFTELRRYEEAEALALAAAADERTAGHVRGHASAVEFLGLLRLRQWRFDEAYARFDEAGEIYDAIGPDDEGAADLPRAGALLERHRGRALRGMGRHQEAREHLEGALRWFRESGEAYNSARVLTDLAETCLDVQDHAAALPLVDEAIAKLAGERAEYHLVHLRAMRERCLSRFPG